The following proteins are co-located in the Hydrogenobacter hydrogenophilus genome:
- a CDS encoding sensor histidine kinase, translating to MRMSLRTKILLLFTFVLTVQVISYFHHFYVLKQELIQRWKEEANVLVSIMSDKLSSLLEEKVSQINTLTAKYERLGLSPEEVLWRLSGDIAGVSEGAFYDTSGRLLAFSSRLKTVPEFEKQLSSLLERVEKVGYYKDSYGELYVRIKVPDFQDNVFKGFYVVSINLNSLLKDVYSLSIQNANLYLLDSFGRTLLSLQHAVSKDTLRATSPVKGTDWTLVLEEPYQTVLEPAYQFLLRALLFGLLSTTGVGVIVFLVIRRIFKPLDRLKESLLDWNEKRRISLQGSDEIGMLSKTFEELVNRLEREKEVYMKIFNGSVDGMLLVSKDGKIKRVNKSFLERYSVKEEEVVGKNISQFLEHSSHQTLFIPEALLTIGGKRYVVNICTVPINVEDGEFLLYQIRDITEKKELELILYRTSKLSFAGEIACCIAHQLNNPLASILVYAEYIHNTVQDEKLREKAGIIMRQALKSAETVKKLLDMAKVFDGKPQEINPYDITREVIELLSFKARRKRVSLEFTADIDAHVGMMCSSWKLEQVLINVIENAIDASQQGQKVEIKLKSENSCFVWTVRDYGEGIPEEDLQKVFEPFYTTKKEGTGLGLSLVKRFLDDMKGSISMHNTSQGLEVVISLPSKTQC from the coding sequence ATGAGGATGAGTTTAAGAACCAAGATACTTCTACTTTTTACCTTTGTGCTTACTGTTCAGGTAATATCATACTTTCATCACTTTTATGTTCTTAAGCAGGAGCTCATACAAAGGTGGAAAGAAGAAGCAAATGTGCTTGTCAGCATCATGTCAGATAAACTAAGTTCTCTCTTAGAAGAAAAAGTCAGTCAGATAAACACCCTCACTGCCAAGTACGAAAGGTTAGGGCTAAGTCCCGAAGAGGTCTTGTGGCGCTTATCTGGGGATATAGCTGGCGTTTCTGAAGGGGCTTTCTATGATACTTCTGGTAGACTTTTAGCTTTTTCAAGTAGATTAAAAACTGTGCCTGAGTTTGAAAAACAACTAAGCTCGCTTCTGGAAAGAGTAGAAAAGGTAGGATACTACAAGGACAGCTATGGGGAGCTCTATGTGAGGATCAAAGTACCAGACTTCCAAGACAATGTATTCAAGGGTTTTTATGTTGTGAGTATAAACCTGAACAGTCTTTTGAAAGATGTGTATTCTTTGAGCATTCAAAATGCTAACCTTTACCTTCTGGATAGCTTTGGAAGGACTCTTTTGAGCCTGCAACACGCAGTTAGCAAAGATACCTTAAGAGCTACTAGTCCCGTAAAAGGTACTGACTGGACATTAGTACTTGAAGAGCCTTACCAAACTGTTTTAGAACCAGCTTACCAGTTTTTGTTGAGAGCTTTGCTATTTGGATTACTGAGCACTACAGGAGTAGGAGTTATAGTCTTTTTAGTAATAAGGCGCATATTCAAACCCCTTGACAGACTAAAAGAAAGTCTTCTTGATTGGAATGAAAAGAGGCGTATAAGCTTGCAAGGAAGTGATGAAATAGGTATGCTTTCTAAAACTTTTGAGGAGCTTGTAAACCGCTTAGAAAGAGAAAAAGAAGTTTACATGAAGATATTCAACGGTTCTGTGGACGGTATGCTACTTGTAAGCAAAGATGGTAAGATAAAGAGAGTAAACAAGAGCTTTTTAGAGAGATATTCTGTAAAGGAAGAAGAAGTAGTAGGCAAGAATATATCACAGTTTTTAGAACACAGTTCCCATCAAACCCTCTTCATTCCTGAGGCACTTCTGACTATAGGGGGTAAAAGGTATGTGGTGAATATTTGCACAGTACCTATAAATGTAGAAGACGGGGAGTTCCTTCTTTACCAGATAAGAGACATAACGGAGAAAAAAGAGCTTGAGCTTATTCTTTACAGAACATCCAAACTATCCTTTGCAGGAGAGATCGCATGCTGTATAGCTCACCAGCTTAATAATCCTCTTGCTTCCATACTTGTTTACGCGGAATACATACACAACACTGTCCAAGATGAGAAACTAAGGGAGAAGGCAGGCATAATAATGAGGCAGGCACTCAAAAGTGCAGAGACAGTAAAAAAACTTCTGGATATGGCAAAAGTTTTTGATGGGAAACCTCAAGAGATAAACCCGTACGATATTACCAGGGAAGTTATAGAACTTTTGTCCTTCAAAGCAAGAAGGAAGAGAGTAAGCCTTGAGTTTACTGCTGATATAGACGCGCATGTGGGGATGATGTGTTCTTCGTGGAAATTGGAGCAAGTTCTTATAAATGTCATAGAAAATGCTATAGATGCTTCTCAACAAGGTCAAAAGGTGGAGATTAAACTAAAGTCGGAAAACTCATGCTTTGTTTGGACAGTAAGGGACTATGGCGAGGGTATACCAGAAGAAGACCTTCAAAAGGTATTTGAGCCCTTCTATACTACCAAGAAAGAAGGTACGGGTCTTGGTCTTTCCCTTGTGAAGAGGTTTTTGGATGACATGAAGGGTAGCATCAGTATGCACAACACATCACAGGGTTTAGAGGTGGTAATAAGCTTACCTTCAAAAACTCAGTGCTAA
- a CDS encoding ABC transporter substrate binding protein, with protein sequence MRVFILFLLLLSLFSCSKDEKKIAILISGEGRMSKVEGFKDGLRALGIKDVEFDLYTGDNNLKKLEEKAIEIINRLDEYSMIAVGGSIEAYYLKKLKPDMKKPVVIMGGTAIKTWGLTESLSRPSYNITGVDNLNAELMEKRMEILHKLFPSIKKVVVFCTPQFEASKVATKITVKAGEKYGVKVVPISVRDALDLEYVISHMKEDGFDGIVITPCFYTENFLTSYILQYASFYQLPVFCLSPEQAKKGCTVAYGSSGYQQGYQASFIAYRLLKGEQVKNVPFEKVRDIKLVVNERSLREQGVQYNSAILSFADQMIR encoded by the coding sequence ATGAGGGTTTTCATACTCTTCTTATTACTTCTTTCACTCTTTTCGTGTTCAAAAGACGAGAAAAAAATAGCCATACTTATATCTGGTGAAGGAAGAATGAGCAAGGTAGAAGGTTTTAAGGATGGGCTAAGAGCACTGGGGATTAAAGATGTAGAGTTTGACCTTTATACTGGAGACAACAATCTAAAGAAGCTTGAAGAGAAGGCTATTGAGATAATAAACAGGCTTGACGAGTATAGCATGATAGCAGTAGGGGGAAGCATAGAAGCTTATTACCTGAAAAAACTAAAGCCAGACATGAAAAAGCCCGTAGTCATTATGGGAGGTACAGCCATAAAGACTTGGGGCCTTACGGAGAGCCTTAGCAGACCCTCTTACAATATAACTGGTGTGGACAACCTTAACGCGGAGCTTATGGAAAAAAGGATGGAGATACTCCACAAACTCTTTCCAAGCATAAAAAAGGTGGTAGTTTTTTGTACGCCTCAGTTTGAAGCCTCAAAGGTAGCAACAAAGATAACTGTAAAGGCAGGGGAGAAGTACGGCGTAAAGGTAGTTCCCATATCTGTCAGGGATGCTCTTGATTTGGAGTATGTGATAAGTCATATGAAAGAGGACGGATTTGATGGCATAGTGATAACTCCCTGTTTTTATACAGAAAACTTTCTGACTTCTTACATACTTCAGTATGCAAGTTTCTATCAGCTACCTGTCTTTTGCCTATCACCTGAACAGGCAAAGAAGGGTTGCACTGTAGCTTATGGAAGCTCTGGTTATCAGCAAGGATATCAAGCATCTTTCATAGCTTACAGACTGTTAAAGGGTGAACAAGTCAAAAATGTGCCTTTTGAAAAAGTAAGAGACATAAAGCTCGTTGTGAACGAAAGATCCCTCAGGGAACAGGGAGTGCAGTACAACTCTGCCATACTATCCTTTGCGGATCAGATGATCCGATGA